From one Comamonas piscis genomic stretch:
- the rplI gene encoding 50S ribosomal protein L9 — MQIILLDKVVNLGNLGEIVKVKDGYARNFLIPSGRARRATEAAKAEFEAKRAELEKAAAEKLAASQAQGEKLAGQTVKLTQKAGVDGRLFGSVTNQDIADELGKMGFQVAKSQVRLPNGPIKTVSETAVGVALHTDVVVEVNVSVYGEHV; from the coding sequence ATGCAAATTATTCTGCTCGACAAGGTCGTTAACCTGGGTAACCTGGGCGAAATCGTGAAGGTCAAGGACGGTTACGCACGTAACTTCCTGATCCCTTCGGGCCGTGCACGCCGCGCTACCGAAGCAGCCAAGGCTGAATTCGAAGCCAAGCGCGCTGAGCTGGAAAAGGCTGCTGCTGAAAAGCTGGCTGCTTCCCAAGCCCAAGGCGAGAAGCTGGCCGGCCAGACCGTGAAGCTGACCCAAAAGGCTGGCGTTGATGGCCGTCTGTTCGGTTCCGTCACCAACCAGGACATCGCTGATGAACTGGGCAAGATGGGCTTCCAAGTGGCCAAGTCGCAAGTGCGTCTGCCTAACGGTCCTATCAAGACCGTGAGCGAGACCGCTGTGGGCGTGGCGCTGCACACCGACGTGGTGGTGGAAGTGAATGTGTCCGTCTACGGCGAACACGTTTAA
- a CDS encoding pyridoxal phosphate-dependent aminotransferase — translation MKTIQKSAKLANVCYDIRGPIMDAAKRMEDEGQKITKLNIGNLAVFGFDAPEEVQQDMIRNLPNSAGYSDSKGIFAARKAVMHETQRLGVKGVGLDDIYLGNGASELISLATNALLDTGDEMLLPAPDYPLWTAATSLSGGTPVHYLCDEENGWMPNLADIRAKITPRTKAIVVINPNNPTGALYSDALLHDIVQIAREHGLVIFADEVYDKVLYDDAKHTPLAALSQDVLTITFNSLSKAYRSCGYRAGWMVISGDKSGAGDYIEGLNMLSNMRLCANVPGQWAVQTALGGHQSIDELVQEGGRLRKQRDLAWELINAIPGVSCVKPQGALYMFPKLDPQIYPIKDDQDFFLQVLKETRVMLVQGTGFNWPRPDHFRIVFLPHEADLRDAINRLAAFLARYRLRHGTDQLAHAHKADIKLVKPKAEKSAA, via the coding sequence ATGAAGACGATTCAAAAATCCGCCAAGCTGGCCAATGTGTGTTACGACATTCGAGGGCCGATCATGGACGCGGCGAAGCGGATGGAGGACGAAGGACAGAAGATCACCAAGCTCAACATCGGCAACTTGGCGGTGTTTGGCTTTGATGCCCCTGAAGAGGTGCAGCAGGACATGATCCGCAACCTGCCCAACTCGGCAGGCTACTCCGACAGCAAGGGCATTTTTGCGGCGCGCAAAGCGGTGATGCATGAGACCCAGCGCCTGGGCGTCAAGGGCGTGGGCCTCGATGACATCTACCTGGGCAATGGCGCGTCCGAGCTGATCAGCCTGGCTACCAATGCCTTGCTGGACACCGGCGACGAGATGCTGCTGCCCGCACCCGATTACCCGCTGTGGACCGCTGCCACTAGCCTGTCGGGCGGCACGCCAGTGCATTACCTCTGCGACGAGGAAAACGGTTGGATGCCCAATCTGGCCGACATCCGCGCCAAGATCACGCCCCGCACCAAGGCCATTGTGGTCATCAACCCCAACAACCCCACCGGCGCGCTGTACTCCGACGCACTGCTGCACGATATTGTGCAGATCGCCCGGGAGCACGGCCTGGTCATCTTTGCTGACGAGGTCTATGACAAGGTGCTGTATGACGACGCCAAGCACACACCCCTAGCGGCGCTGTCGCAGGATGTGCTGACCATCACCTTCAACTCGCTCTCCAAGGCCTACCGCAGCTGCGGCTACCGCGCCGGCTGGATGGTGATCTCGGGCGACAAGAGCGGTGCGGGCGACTATATCGAAGGCTTGAACATGCTCTCCAACATGCGCCTGTGTGCCAATGTGCCGGGCCAATGGGCCGTGCAGACGGCGCTGGGCGGTCACCAGAGCATCGACGAGTTGGTGCAAGAGGGCGGGCGCCTGCGCAAGCAGCGCGATCTGGCCTGGGAGCTGATCAATGCCATCCCCGGTGTCAGCTGTGTCAAGCCCCAAGGCGCGCTGTACATGTTCCCCAAGCTCGATCCCCAGATCTACCCGATCAAGGACGACCAGGATTTCTTCCTGCAGGTGCTCAAAGAGACCCGCGTGATGCTGGTCCAGGGCACCGGCTTCAACTGGCCCCGTCCAGACCATTTCCGCATTGTGTTCCTGCCCCATGAGGCCGACCTGCGGGACGCCATCAACCGCCTGGCCGCCTTCCTGGCCAGGTACCGCCTTCGCCACGGCACCGACCAGCTTGCACATGCCCACAAGGCGGACATCAAGCTGGTGAAGCCCAAGGCAGAAAAATCTGCTGCCTGA
- a CDS encoding Mth938-like domain-containing protein — MKFQPDKSDTLTITGYGPGWLAVDQQRHSTSLVVGSNGSLQVWDCTRFEDLGPAHFAQLAEAEVETIIFGSGNRLRFPSPAWLAPLIAKRIGFETMDTPAACRTYNVLAGEGRKVLLAALVEPAEL; from the coding sequence ATGAAGTTCCAGCCCGACAAATCCGACACCTTGACCATCACCGGCTACGGACCGGGCTGGTTGGCGGTAGACCAACAGCGCCACAGCACCAGCCTGGTGGTCGGCTCCAATGGCAGCCTTCAGGTGTGGGATTGCACACGTTTCGAAGACCTGGGACCTGCCCATTTTGCCCAATTGGCCGAGGCTGAGGTGGAAACGATAATTTTCGGCAGTGGCAATCGGTTACGTTTTCCTTCGCCAGCCTGGTTGGCCCCATTGATCGCCAAACGCATAGGATTCGAGACGATGGATACCCCCGCCGCATGCCGTACCTACAACGTCTTGGCCGGGGAAGGACGCAAAGTGTTACTTGCCGCTTTAGTGGAACCCGCAGAGCTATAA
- a CDS encoding LysR substrate-binding domain-containing protein: MRNAIPNIGLLMAFEASARHGNFSRAANELALTASAVSRHVAALEDRLGVPLFVRHKRRVMLTDAGKRYAQRVRVHLNGLERDTQEIANSRAQGYAIHLAVVSSFATQWLLPRLPAFAQQHPDIHVHLSVRSEPFAFEESGFDGAIYSGDGLWTKTQGQRIARDGACIPICSPAFAAQHALATQEDWQQLVHIGLESRPAAWRDWYNGLGWDYSVQASRGPRYELFSMVITAAAVGLGVGLVPEVLVKPALDAGQVVPAHSQTLPGTQSYWFSYPTYREPSAALQAFEQWVIQQSQEQQD; encoded by the coding sequence ATGCGCAACGCGATCCCCAATATCGGCCTGCTAATGGCTTTTGAAGCCTCGGCCAGACATGGCAATTTCTCCCGCGCTGCCAATGAGTTAGCGCTGACGGCCAGCGCTGTCAGCCGCCATGTGGCGGCGCTGGAGGACCGGCTCGGCGTACCCCTCTTCGTACGCCACAAACGCCGGGTGATGCTGACCGATGCGGGTAAACGATATGCGCAGCGGGTGCGTGTTCACCTCAATGGGCTGGAGCGCGATACCCAAGAGATCGCCAACAGCCGCGCCCAGGGCTATGCTATCCATCTGGCCGTCGTCTCCAGTTTTGCCACGCAGTGGCTGCTGCCCCGTCTGCCGGCCTTTGCCCAGCAGCACCCGGACATCCATGTCCACCTGTCGGTGCGCTCCGAGCCTTTTGCGTTTGAAGAGAGCGGTTTTGACGGCGCCATCTACTCCGGCGACGGCCTCTGGACCAAGACCCAGGGCCAGCGCATTGCCCGCGATGGCGCCTGCATCCCCATCTGCAGCCCCGCCTTTGCCGCCCAGCATGCATTGGCCACGCAAGAGGACTGGCAGCAGCTGGTCCACATCGGCCTGGAAAGCCGGCCCGCCGCCTGGCGCGACTGGTACAACGGCCTGGGCTGGGACTACTCGGTACAGGCCTCGCGTGGGCCGCGCTATGAACTGTTCTCGATGGTCATCACAGCAGCAGCGGTAGGCCTGGGGGTGGGCCTGGTGCCTGAGGTACTGGTAAAGCCCGCGCTGGATGCGGGCCAGGTGGTACCCGCCCACAGCCAGACCCTGCCCGGCACACAGAGCTACTGGTTCAGCTATCCCACCTACCGTGAGCCCTCCGCGGCGCTGCAGGCTTTTGAGCAGTGGGTCATCCAGCAAAGCCAGGAGCAGCAGGACTGA
- the dnaB gene encoding replicative DNA helicase has translation MSETFPPLDDTAFITPDKQVAQLRIPPHSIESESSVLGGLLLDNNAWDRVGDVLAEDNFYRHEHKLIFAAMASMINAGKPADVITVYEHLQSIGKAEEVGGLTYLNQLAQYVPSATNIRRYGEIVRERSILRKLVTASDEIATNAFNQQGKTVDRILDEAEQKIFAIGEEGSRMKQGFQSLDKLVVDLLDRVQEMADNPVDVTGVPTGFADLDRMTSGLQAGDLVVLAARPSMGKTSFAVNIAEHVALNEGLPVAIFSMEMGAAQLAVRIVGSIGRVNQGNLRTGKLTDEEWPRLSEAIERLRTVSLHIDESPGLTPSELRANSRRLARQCGKLGLIVVDYLQLMSGSGSAASSDNRATELGEISRGLKMLAKELQCPVIALSQLNRSVEQRTDKRPMMSDLRESGAIEQDADIIMFIYRDDYYNKESSEPNVAEVIIGKQRNGPTGTVKLFFQKNQTRFENLSMGADDY, from the coding sequence ATGTCAGAGACCTTCCCCCCCTTGGATGACACCGCTTTCATCACGCCGGACAAGCAGGTGGCGCAGCTGCGCATACCGCCGCATTCGATTGAGTCGGAATCCAGCGTTTTGGGTGGTTTGCTGCTGGACAACAATGCCTGGGACCGGGTGGGCGATGTGCTGGCCGAGGACAACTTCTACCGCCATGAACACAAGCTGATCTTTGCCGCGATGGCGAGCATGATCAATGCCGGCAAACCGGCCGATGTGATCACCGTCTACGAGCACCTGCAAAGCATCGGCAAGGCCGAAGAGGTGGGCGGGCTGACCTACCTGAACCAGCTGGCCCAGTATGTGCCCAGCGCCACCAATATCCGCCGCTATGGCGAGATCGTGCGCGAGCGTTCGATCTTGCGCAAGCTGGTCACCGCCAGCGACGAGATCGCCACCAATGCCTTCAACCAACAGGGCAAGACGGTAGACCGCATCCTGGATGAGGCCGAGCAAAAGATCTTCGCGATTGGCGAAGAGGGCTCGCGCATGAAGCAGGGTTTCCAGTCGCTGGACAAGCTGGTGGTGGACCTGCTGGACCGCGTGCAGGAGATGGCAGACAACCCGGTCGATGTGACCGGTGTGCCCACCGGCTTTGCCGACCTGGACCGCATGACCAGCGGATTGCAAGCAGGTGACCTGGTGGTGCTCGCTGCCCGTCCCTCGATGGGCAAGACCTCGTTTGCGGTGAATATCGCCGAGCATGTGGCCCTCAACGAAGGCCTGCCGGTCGCCATCTTCTCGATGGAAATGGGTGCCGCCCAATTGGCGGTGCGTATCGTGGGCTCGATTGGCCGGGTGAACCAGGGCAATCTGCGTACCGGCAAGCTGACCGATGAGGAATGGCCGCGCCTGTCCGAAGCGATTGAACGGCTGCGCACGGTATCGCTGCACATCGATGAGAGCCCGGGCCTGACGCCGTCGGAGCTGCGCGCCAACTCGCGCCGCCTGGCCCGACAGTGCGGCAAGCTCGGCCTGATCGTGGTCGATTACCTGCAGCTGATGAGCGGTTCGGGCTCGGCCGCCAGCTCGGACAACCGGGCAACGGAACTGGGCGAAATCTCGCGGGGTTTGAAGATGCTGGCCAAGGAGCTGCAGTGCCCCGTGATTGCGCTGTCGCAGCTCAACCGCTCGGTCGAGCAGCGCACCGACAAGCGCCCGATGATGTCTGACTTGCGCGAATCCGGCGCCATTGAGCAGGATGCGGACATCATCATGTTCATCTACCGCGACGACTACTACAACAAAGAGAGCAGCGAGCCCAATGTGGCCGAGGTCATCATCGGCAAGCAGCGTAATGGCCCGACGGGTACCGTCAAGCTGTTCTTCCAGAAGAACCAGACCCGGTTTGAGAACCTCTCTATGGGTGCCGACGACTACTGA
- a CDS encoding peroxiredoxin — protein MAVVVNKPLPEFDAQATGGLKVSNTSHQGQILVLYFYPKDNTPGCTTEAMQFRDKYADFVKAGAAVFGVSRDNMKSHDDFKEKLELPFELIADTEEKLCHMFGVVKNKIMYGKKVKGIERSTFLVGPDGMLVQEWRGLKVLGHVEEVLKAVKSMKAAQKKAA, from the coding sequence ATGGCTGTTGTTGTCAACAAACCCCTGCCAGAATTTGATGCACAAGCGACGGGAGGCCTCAAGGTTTCCAACACGTCGCATCAGGGGCAAATTCTGGTGCTGTACTTCTACCCCAAGGATAACACCCCCGGTTGTACCACCGAAGCCATGCAATTCCGCGACAAGTACGCGGATTTTGTTAAGGCTGGTGCTGCCGTCTTCGGCGTGTCGCGCGACAACATGAAGTCGCACGACGACTTCAAGGAAAAGCTCGAACTCCCGTTCGAGCTGATCGCTGACACCGAAGAAAAACTCTGCCACATGTTCGGCGTGGTCAAGAACAAGATCATGTACGGCAAGAAGGTCAAGGGCATCGAGCGCTCGACCTTCCTGGTGGGCCCCGATGGCATGCTGGTCCAGGAATGGCGCGGCCTGAAGGTGCTGGGCCATGTGGAAGAAGTGCTCAAGGCTGTCAAGTCGATGAAGGCTGCGCAAAAGAAGGCTGCCTGA
- a CDS encoding PhoH family protein encodes MPLPPAPSRRGSQLSTGDFSAKTSAKSRASAGNARDEQADDLPDMDFEPVVASAPAPRRPQAAAPAPKAARSKKPTAPATVSAKPPAAPVQPAQPARSPVVADAIPTTDNKPAKAAKPRSGKAKLFVLDTNVLLHDPSSLFRFEEHDIYLPMIVLEELDGHKKGMTEVARNGRQASRTLDALVASQEAHLAQGIRLDATGQKGASGCLFFQTEPLTYQLPESLPQGKADNQILGVVEALRQRHPDRPVVLVSKDINMRVKARALGLEAEDYQNDKTLEDGDLLYTGMLQLPLDFWAKVGKKVESWQSGASTCYRISGPITQQLHINQFVFYEAPGENSLFARVIEIRDKTAVLETLKDYGHQKNNVWGVTTRNREQNFAMNLLMDPDVDFVTLAGTAGTGKTLMALAAGLNQVLDERRYTEIIMTRATVSVGEDIGFLPGTEEEKMGPWMGALDDNLEFLAKGDGGNPGEWGRSATNDLIRSRIKIKSMNFMRGRTFLNKYVIIDEAQNLTPKQMKTLITRAGPGTKIICMGNLAQIDTPYLTEGSSGLTYVVDRFKGWPHSGHITLARGERSRLADFASDVL; translated from the coding sequence ATGCCCTTGCCTCCCGCACCCAGCCGCCGTGGCAGCCAGCTTTCGACTGGCGACTTTTCCGCCAAGACCAGCGCCAAATCCCGTGCATCTGCGGGCAACGCGCGCGATGAACAAGCCGACGACCTCCCCGACATGGATTTCGAGCCGGTAGTGGCGAGCGCCCCTGCGCCACGCCGTCCCCAAGCCGCTGCGCCCGCCCCAAAGGCCGCGCGCAGCAAAAAGCCTACAGCGCCCGCAACCGTCAGCGCCAAGCCGCCAGCGGCACCTGTACAGCCCGCCCAGCCTGCGCGCAGCCCGGTGGTTGCCGATGCCATCCCCACCACCGACAACAAGCCTGCCAAGGCGGCCAAGCCACGCAGTGGCAAAGCCAAGCTGTTTGTGCTGGACACCAACGTGCTGCTGCATGACCCCAGCAGCCTGTTCCGCTTTGAAGAACACGACATCTACCTGCCGATGATCGTGCTCGAAGAGCTGGACGGCCACAAGAAGGGCATGACCGAAGTGGCCCGCAATGGCCGCCAGGCCAGCCGCACGCTCGATGCGCTGGTCGCCAGCCAAGAGGCCCATCTGGCCCAGGGCATTCGCCTGGATGCCACCGGCCAAAAAGGCGCCAGCGGCTGCTTGTTCTTCCAAACCGAGCCGCTGACCTACCAACTGCCCGAAAGCCTGCCCCAGGGCAAGGCCGACAACCAGATCCTGGGCGTGGTCGAGGCCCTGCGCCAACGCCATCCCGATCGCCCCGTGGTGCTGGTGTCCAAGGACATCAACATGCGCGTCAAGGCGCGTGCACTGGGCTTGGAAGCCGAGGACTACCAGAACGACAAGACGCTGGAAGATGGCGACCTGCTCTACACCGGCATGCTGCAGCTGCCGCTGGATTTCTGGGCCAAGGTCGGCAAGAAAGTCGAGAGCTGGCAATCGGGCGCCTCCACCTGCTACCGCATCAGCGGCCCGATCACCCAGCAGTTGCACATCAACCAGTTTGTCTTCTATGAGGCACCGGGCGAGAACAGTCTGTTTGCCCGCGTGATCGAGATCCGCGACAAGACGGCGGTGCTGGAGACACTGAAGGACTACGGCCACCAGAAGAACAATGTGTGGGGCGTGACCACCCGCAACCGTGAGCAGAACTTCGCGATGAACCTGCTGATGGACCCGGATGTGGACTTTGTCACCCTGGCTGGCACGGCCGGCACCGGCAAGACCTTGATGGCGCTGGCCGCTGGTCTGAACCAGGTGCTCGACGAGCGCCGCTACACCGAGATCATCATGACCCGCGCCACCGTCAGCGTGGGCGAGGACATCGGCTTTCTGCCCGGCACCGAAGAAGAGAAGATGGGGCCCTGGATGGGCGCACTGGACGACAACCTGGAGTTCCTGGCCAAGGGCGACGGCGGCAATCCCGGTGAATGGGGGCGCTCTGCCACCAATGACCTGATCCGCAGCCGCATCAAGATCAAGAGCATGAACTTCATGCGCGGTCGTACCTTCCTGAACAAGTACGTGATCATCGACGAGGCGCAGAACCTGACCCCCAAGCAGATGAAGACCTTGATCACCCGTGCCGGCCCCGGTACCAAGATTATCTGCATGGGCAACCTGGCCCAGATCGACACGCCCTACCTGACCGAAGGCTCCTCTGGCCTGACCTATGTGGTGGACCGCTTCAAGGGCTGGCCACACAGCGGCCACATCACCCTGGCACGCGGCGAGCGCTCGCGCCTGGCCGACTTTGCCAGCGATGTGCTTTAA
- a CDS encoding thiamine pyrophosphate-binding protein — protein MADNQPTRTGGQLVVDQLLIHGVQQIFTVPGESFLAVLDALYDAPIETTICRQEGGAAMMAEAQGKLTGQPGICMVTRGPGATNASAGLHIAMQDSTPMILFVGQIERSARGREAFQELDYRAVFGSMVKWATEIDDAARIPETIARAFAVATSGRPGPVVIALPEDMLRDAVTVPDARRYQPAPANAADADVAAVVAQLAAAKNPIIIAGGSRWNAQAQQDIAAFAAAHAVPVACSFRRQMVFPAHHANYAGDVGLGVNPKLIARIKQADLVVLLGGRMSEVPSQGYSLLGIPASSGQQLIHIHPDPDELGRVYQADQAIVAAPDSFCAALARQPAAAARPERQALVQQAHADYLAWSDPAPIQVPGALQMGQLMAHVREVLPADTVWCNGAGNFATWVHRFWPFNHYGSQLAPTSGSMGYGLPAAVGAKRLDKQRSVVCIAGDGDFLMHGQEFATAVQYQLPIIVLLIDNGMYGTIRMHQERDYPNRVSATELRNPDFVAYAKAFGGNAALVEKTEDFAPALAAMRSWAEQHQLPVILHCKLDPQAITPARSLDQIRGTGV, from the coding sequence ATGGCAGACAACCAACCAACACGTACCGGTGGCCAACTGGTGGTAGACCAGCTGCTGATCCACGGCGTGCAGCAGATTTTTACCGTGCCGGGCGAGAGCTTTCTGGCGGTGCTCGATGCGCTGTATGACGCGCCGATCGAAACAACGATTTGCCGCCAGGAGGGCGGTGCCGCGATGATGGCCGAAGCCCAGGGCAAGCTGACCGGCCAACCCGGTATCTGCATGGTCACCCGGGGGCCGGGAGCGACCAATGCGTCGGCAGGCTTGCATATTGCGATGCAGGATTCGACCCCGATGATCCTCTTCGTCGGCCAGATCGAGCGCTCGGCCCGGGGCCGCGAGGCCTTCCAGGAGCTGGACTACCGCGCGGTGTTTGGCAGCATGGTCAAGTGGGCGACCGAGATTGATGATGCGGCGCGCATTCCTGAGACCATTGCCCGCGCCTTTGCGGTGGCCACCAGCGGCCGCCCCGGCCCGGTGGTGATCGCCTTGCCCGAAGACATGCTGCGCGATGCCGTCACCGTGCCCGATGCCCGCCGCTACCAGCCAGCGCCTGCCAACGCGGCGGATGCCGATGTGGCCGCAGTGGTGGCCCAACTGGCGGCCGCGAAAAACCCCATCATCATCGCCGGTGGCTCACGCTGGAACGCGCAGGCCCAGCAAGACATTGCCGCCTTTGCCGCTGCCCATGCGGTGCCGGTGGCCTGTTCCTTCCGCCGCCAGATGGTGTTCCCTGCCCACCATGCCAACTATGCGGGCGACGTGGGCCTGGGCGTGAACCCCAAGCTGATTGCCCGCATCAAGCAGGCCGACCTGGTGGTGCTGCTGGGTGGGCGCATGTCCGAGGTGCCGTCGCAGGGCTACAGCCTGCTGGGTATTCCGGCGAGCAGCGGCCAGCAGCTGATCCATATCCATCCTGATCCGGATGAGTTGGGCCGGGTCTACCAGGCCGACCAGGCGATTGTGGCCGCGCCTGATTCCTTCTGCGCCGCACTGGCGCGGCAGCCGGCCGCCGCAGCGCGCCCCGAGCGCCAGGCGCTGGTGCAGCAAGCCCATGCCGACTACCTGGCCTGGAGCGACCCTGCGCCCATCCAGGTGCCGGGTGCGCTGCAGATGGGCCAGCTGATGGCGCATGTGCGCGAAGTGCTGCCGGCCGACACGGTCTGGTGCAATGGCGCCGGCAACTTTGCCACCTGGGTGCACCGCTTCTGGCCGTTTAACCACTATGGCAGCCAGCTGGCCCCTACCAGCGGCAGCATGGGCTATGGCCTGCCGGCCGCCGTGGGTGCCAAGCGCCTGGACAAGCAGCGCAGCGTTGTCTGCATCGCTGGCGATGGCGACTTTTTGATGCATGGCCAGGAGTTTGCAACCGCCGTGCAGTACCAGCTGCCCATCATCGTGCTGCTGATCGACAACGGCATGTACGGCACCATCCGCATGCACCAGGAGCGCGACTACCCGAACCGGGTCAGCGCCACTGAGCTGCGCAACCCTGACTTTGTCGCCTACGCCAAGGCATTTGGCGGCAATGCCGCCCTGGTCGAGAAGACCGAAGACTTTGCGCCCGCGCTGGCTGCCATGCGCAGCTGGGCCGAACAGCACCAGCTGCCGGTGATCCTGCACTGCAAGCTCGACCCGCAGGCGATCACCCCGGCGCGTAGCCTGGACCAGATCCGAGGCACGGGCGTTTAA
- a CDS encoding aldehyde dehydrogenase family protein, giving the protein MTQSTQRLNDILKALALDLKPFAGQDITSRSPADGVTLAVLKAHSAQQAQDAIAAAHQAYLQWRTVPAPVRGELVRRFGQTLRQHKAALGALVSVEAGKITSEGLGEVQEMIDICDFAVGLSRQLHGLTIASERPGHRMMETWHPMGVVGIISAFNFPVAVWCWNSALALVCGDAVVWKPSEKTPLTAVACQHLLEQTIAAFNQEQPGAVPEGLAQLLIGAREVGEVLVDSPLVPVVSATGSTRMGRQVGVKVAERFGRSILELGGNNAMIVTPSADLELAARAITFAAVGTAGQRCTTLRRLIVHKSVAEQLVARLEKIYGSVTVGDPLTDGTLVGPLIDKASFEGMQAALAQAKQEGGTIIGGQREREDLGQDAYYVRPALVKMPAQTKVMEHETFAPILYIVTYEGSAEDAIAVQNAVPQGLSSAIFTSDLRDAERFMSPAGSDCGIANVNIGTSGAEIGGAFGGEKETGGGRESGSDAWKGYMRRATNTINYSGALPLAQGVRFDV; this is encoded by the coding sequence ATGACGCAATCCACCCAACGTTTGAACGATATTTTGAAGGCGCTTGCGCTCGACCTGAAGCCTTTTGCAGGCCAGGACATCACCAGCCGCTCGCCTGCCGATGGCGTGACCTTGGCGGTTCTGAAGGCCCACAGCGCGCAACAAGCGCAAGACGCCATTGCGGCGGCCCACCAGGCCTACCTGCAGTGGCGTACCGTACCCGCACCGGTGCGTGGTGAGCTGGTGCGCCGTTTTGGCCAGACCCTGCGCCAGCACAAGGCAGCGCTGGGCGCGCTGGTGTCGGTAGAGGCCGGCAAGATCACCTCCGAAGGCCTGGGCGAAGTCCAGGAAATGATCGATATCTGCGACTTCGCCGTGGGCCTGTCGCGCCAGTTGCATGGCCTGACGATTGCCAGCGAGCGCCCCGGCCACCGCATGATGGAAACCTGGCACCCGATGGGCGTCGTGGGCATCATCTCGGCCTTTAACTTCCCGGTGGCCGTGTGGTGCTGGAACAGCGCGCTGGCGCTGGTGTGTGGCGATGCGGTGGTCTGGAAGCCTTCCGAAAAAACCCCGCTGACCGCCGTGGCCTGCCAGCATCTGCTGGAGCAAACCATTGCCGCCTTCAACCAAGAGCAGCCCGGTGCCGTGCCTGAAGGCCTGGCCCAGCTGCTGATTGGCGCCCGCGAAGTGGGCGAAGTACTGGTGGACAGCCCGCTGGTGCCCGTGGTGAGCGCCACCGGTTCGACCCGCATGGGCCGCCAGGTTGGCGTGAAGGTGGCTGAGCGCTTTGGCCGCTCCATCCTGGAGCTGGGTGGCAACAACGCGATGATCGTCACACCCTCGGCCGACCTGGAGCTGGCCGCCCGCGCCATCACTTTTGCGGCGGTGGGCACCGCCGGCCAGCGCTGCACCACCCTGCGCCGTTTGATCGTGCACAAATCGGTGGCCGAGCAGTTGGTGGCGCGTCTGGAGAAGATCTATGGCAGCGTAACCGTAGGCGATCCTCTGACCGACGGCACCTTGGTGGGCCCGCTGATCGACAAGGCATCGTTTGAAGGCATGCAGGCGGCATTGGCCCAGGCCAAGCAAGAAGGCGGCACCATCATTGGTGGCCAGCGCGAGCGCGAAGACCTCGGCCAGGACGCCTACTATGTGCGCCCCGCCTTGGTGAAGATGCCTGCCCAGACCAAGGTGATGGAGCATGAAACCTTTGCGCCCATCCTCTACATCGTCACCTACGAAGGCAGCGCTGAGGACGCGATTGCGGTGCAGAACGCCGTGCCCCAGGGCCTGTCGTCTGCCATCTTCACCAGCGATCTGCGGGATGCCGAGCGCTTTATGTCGCCCGCCGGCAGCGACTGCGGTATTGCCAACGTCAATATCGGCACCTCGGGCGCCGAAATCGGTGGCGCCTTTGGTGGCGAGAAGGAAACCGGCGGTGGCCGCGAATCCGGCTCGGACGCCTGGAAGGGCTATATGCGCCGCGCCACCAACACCATCAACTACAGTGGCGCGCTGCCACTGGCGCAAGGCGTGCGCTTTGACGTGTGA